A DNA window from Mucilaginibacter xinganensis contains the following coding sequences:
- the rlmF gene encoding 23S rRNA (adenine(1618)-N(6))-methyltransferase RlmF, with product MPPEVTPVEKENLHPRNLHRERYNFKQLYKSSPSLKAFVLLNQHGDESIDFTNPEAVKALNNALLKHFYGIEGWNIPAGYLCPPIPGRADYIHYLADLLAETNNGVVPKGSQVKILDIGTGANCVYPLIGASVYDWQFVGSEVDLIALASAKNIVALNKQLKDKIEIRRQTSKTNIFNSIIKPGELFDASICNPPFHSSALEAKSATDTKWKKLGINPKQNNALNFGGQKTELWYPGGEAAFITRMIEESALIPQSCKWFTTLVSKKETLPLVYRILKKINALDVKTISMSQGQKVSRIVAWTFLA from the coding sequence ATGCCTCCTGAAGTAACACCCGTAGAAAAAGAAAACCTGCACCCGCGCAACCTGCACCGGGAACGATATAACTTTAAACAGCTTTATAAAAGCAGCCCTTCGCTAAAGGCATTTGTTTTGCTGAATCAACACGGCGACGAGTCGATTGACTTTACCAATCCTGAAGCAGTTAAGGCCCTGAACAATGCTTTGCTAAAACACTTTTATGGGATAGAGGGATGGAATATACCGGCAGGGTATCTCTGCCCGCCGATACCCGGCCGGGCGGATTATATCCATTACCTTGCCGATTTGCTGGCCGAAACCAATAATGGTGTTGTTCCTAAAGGCAGCCAGGTAAAAATTCTGGATATTGGAACGGGTGCCAATTGCGTTTACCCGTTAATTGGCGCCAGTGTATATGACTGGCAATTTGTTGGGTCCGAGGTTGATCTTATTGCCTTAGCTTCTGCAAAAAACATCGTGGCGTTAAATAAGCAGCTGAAAGATAAAATAGAAATTCGCCGTCAAACAAGCAAAACAAACATTTTTAATAGCATTATTAAGCCTGGCGAACTGTTTGATGCAAGTATCTGCAACCCGCCTTTCCATTCATCTGCTTTGGAGGCAAAGTCGGCCACCGACACCAAGTGGAAAAAGCTCGGCATTAACCCCAAACAAAATAATGCCCTCAATTTTGGCGGACAAAAAACAGAGCTGTGGTATCCTGGTGGCGAAGCTGCATTTATTACCCGGATGATTGAAGAAAGTGCATTGATACCGCAGAGCTGTAAATGGTTTACAACTTTGGTTTCAAAAAAGGAAACGCTGCCTTTAGTTTACAGAATATTGAAAAAGATTAACGCGCTTGATGTTAAAACCATCAGTATGTCGCAGGGACAAAAGGTTAGCAGGATAGTGGCTTGGACGTTTTTAGCATGA
- a CDS encoding DUF4242 domain-containing protein, whose amino-acid sequence MKKFVIERNLPGAGKLSAEDLQAISQTSCSVVDSLGKPYQWIESYVTDDKIFCVHMADSEEVIREHANLGGFPVTNVFEVKTMISPATATGA is encoded by the coding sequence ATGAAAAAGTTCGTTATTGAAAGAAACCTTCCGGGAGCCGGAAAGCTATCTGCCGAAGATCTGCAAGCCATTTCTCAAACCTCCTGTTCAGTTGTTGACTCACTCGGGAAACCGTACCAGTGGATTGAATCATACGTTACTGACGATAAAATTTTTTGCGTGCACATGGCCGACAGCGAAGAAGTAATTCGCGAACACGCCAATCTTGGTGGCTTTCCGGTTACCAACGTGTTCGAAGTAAAAACAATGATCAGTCCCGCTACAGCAACGGGGGCGTAA
- a CDS encoding DeoR/GlpR family DNA-binding transcription regulator has product MIFQKRKQKILQILAQSGEADIHQFADELQTSEITIRRDLNRMAADGMLYRTHGGATRVDPLMGAKAFENKAAVNVKAKDEICRRAANEINDGDIIFMDCGSTVYRLCQFIKNKNIKVITNSLPVVYELINSQVSINLIGGEVDPARQAVHGKIAEEHINRYRATKAFLGVDGISAKGLFAQSENEASITLAIAKNSRHTYLLCDAGKIGKETYLKFAEINVINTIITDYEGFENVLFSQRGVEILKVE; this is encoded by the coding sequence ATGATATTTCAAAAAAGAAAGCAAAAAATACTGCAAATACTGGCACAATCTGGAGAGGCTGATATACACCAATTTGCCGATGAATTGCAAACTTCGGAGATTACCATCAGGCGCGACCTGAACCGGATGGCAGCTGATGGCATGCTTTATAGAACCCATGGCGGCGCCACCCGTGTAGACCCATTGATGGGCGCAAAGGCATTCGAGAATAAGGCCGCGGTTAATGTGAAAGCTAAAGATGAGATTTGCCGCCGTGCAGCGAATGAAATAAATGATGGCGATATAATTTTTATGGACTGCGGCAGTACCGTATACCGGTTATGCCAGTTCATAAAAAATAAAAATATCAAAGTAATTACCAATTCGTTACCGGTGGTTTATGAACTGATAAATAGCCAGGTTTCGATAAACTTAATTGGCGGCGAGGTTGACCCGGCGCGACAGGCGGTTCACGGCAAAATTGCCGAAGAGCACATTAACAGGTACCGGGCAACAAAAGCATTTTTAGGGGTTGATGGAATTTCGGCAAAAGGACTGTTTGCCCAAAGCGAAAATGAAGCATCAATTACACTGGCTATTGCTAAAAACAGCAGGCATACTTATCTGCTGTGCGATGCGGGCAAAATAGGTAAGGAAACCTACCTTAAATTTGCTGAGATAAATGTAATAAACACCATAATTACTGACTACGAAGGGTTTGAAAATGTGCTTTTTAGCCAAAGAGGGGTAGAAATTTTAAAGGTTGAATAA
- a CDS encoding glucoamylase family protein: protein MKKGLAYTLICLLFTLNAFAQKKTVVHKPIPGSSIAPVGVVKNITDSALLDIIQRQTFRYFWHFAHPVSGLARERDNTVKGEYYWDYINEADDEPNLSKSTFGSEACAIGGTGMGILSTIVAVNRGWIGRDTALNRLIKIVDFLIKADCYHGIYPHFMNGATGKTIPFGRLDDGADIVETSYLMMGMLTAKAYFKGNSLPERYFQKRVQQMWDAADWNWHSNNGNKSLYWHWSPDNDFDMNFPVFGYDEALITYIIAASSPVHPISKELYENSWVKSASWKNGKSYFGYKLPLGNFDMGGPLFFEQYTYMGIDPNGLTDDNGVDYAEQTKSHTLINRAYCVANPKHYKGYGENSWGLTAGDSFKGYVAHCPEDDRGVIQPTAALSSFPYTPQYSMQALRHFYYDLGDKIWGPYGFADGFSETHNWYAKTHLAIDQGPIVVMIENYRTGLIWKLFMNNPDIQKGLKRLGFKSKWIKE from the coding sequence ATGAAAAAAGGCTTAGCATACACGCTCATCTGCCTGTTATTTACCTTAAACGCATTTGCTCAAAAGAAAACCGTTGTACATAAACCCATACCTGGTAGTTCAATCGCCCCGGTAGGTGTTGTTAAGAATATCACAGATTCTGCTTTGCTTGACATTATCCAGCGGCAAACGTTCAGGTATTTCTGGCATTTTGCACACCCCGTTAGCGGCCTGGCCCGGGAACGGGATAATACTGTAAAAGGAGAATATTATTGGGATTACATTAATGAAGCCGACGATGAACCGAACCTGAGTAAATCAACTTTCGGCTCCGAAGCCTGTGCTATTGGCGGTACCGGCATGGGAATCCTATCAACCATAGTTGCGGTAAATCGTGGCTGGATAGGCCGGGATACGGCTTTAAACCGCCTGATAAAAATTGTTGATTTTTTAATTAAAGCCGATTGTTACCATGGTATTTACCCGCATTTTATGAATGGGGCAACCGGCAAAACAATCCCATTTGGCAGGCTGGATGACGGCGCTGATATTGTTGAAACATCATACCTGATGATGGGCATGCTTACGGCAAAGGCCTATTTTAAAGGCAATAGCCTACCCGAACGGTACTTTCAAAAGCGTGTACAGCAAATGTGGGATGCCGCCGACTGGAACTGGCACAGCAACAATGGCAATAAAAGCCTGTATTGGCATTGGAGCCCTGATAACGATTTTGATATGAATTTCCCGGTATTTGGTTACGACGAAGCGCTGATCACTTATATTATCGCCGCCTCGTCGCCGGTGCACCCCATTTCAAAAGAACTTTATGAAAACAGCTGGGTGAAAAGCGCCAGCTGGAAAAACGGTAAATCCTATTTCGGATACAAACTCCCGCTTGGCAATTTTGACATGGGCGGTCCGCTATTTTTTGAGCAATATACCTACATGGGGATTGACCCGAACGGGCTGACAGATGATAACGGCGTAGACTATGCGGAACAAACAAAAAGCCACACGCTAATTAACAGGGCCTATTGTGTTGCAAATCCAAAGCACTATAAGGGCTATGGCGAAAACAGCTGGGGGCTTACCGCAGGCGATAGCTTTAAAGGCTATGTGGCACATTGCCCCGAGGATGATCGTGGTGTGATCCAGCCCACTGCTGCACTATCATCGTTTCCATATACACCGCAATATTCTATGCAGGCGCTCAGGCATTTTTATTATGATTTGGGCGATAAGATTTGGGGCCCTTACGGTTTTGCCGACGGTTTCAGTGAAACCCATAACTGGTATGCTAAAACCCACCTGGCTATTGACCAGGGGCCAATAGTAGTGATGATTGAAAATTACCGCACCGGGCTGATCTGGAAACTATTTATGAACAACCCCGATATTCAAAAAGGATTGAAGCGATTGGGATTTAAGAGTAAATGGATAAAGGAATAG
- a CDS encoding adenylate/guanylate cyclase domain-containing protein, whose translation MAKILVVDDEADLELLVKQKFRRKIRENIYEFVFAQNGEEALERIKEHPDLDVILSDINMPVMDGLTLLSRLPEANPMVKAVVVSAYGDMQNIRTAMNRGAFDFVCKPVDFEDLDLTMEKTIVHVRQLQETMKAIKENNILKMYVDENVLNFMNHKEFEGTLMKNELIDATVMFIDVCGFTAITEQVPANTVVTLLNGLFDTIVKEILAQGGHVDKFMGDAVMAVFRGEYHLDKAIDVALVVREHLKNMAAINLGDVSYNPAVSIGINSGEMVSGNIGSSSLKRLDYTVIGDTVNLSQRLQSAAKAGQIIITEEVYHKAKESFKCEKIGEVTLKNKSKPVTIYQVLE comes from the coding sequence TGATGAGGCTGATTTGGAATTATTGGTAAAACAGAAATTCCGCCGCAAGATCCGGGAGAATATATACGAGTTTGTTTTTGCCCAAAATGGCGAAGAAGCACTTGAGCGCATAAAAGAACACCCCGACCTGGATGTTATTTTGAGTGATATCAATATGCCTGTTATGGATGGCCTTACCCTGCTTAGCCGTTTACCCGAGGCTAATCCAATGGTTAAAGCAGTCGTGGTATCGGCCTACGGCGACATGCAGAACATCCGTACTGCTATGAACCGGGGCGCATTTGATTTTGTTTGCAAACCCGTTGACTTTGAAGACCTTGACCTTACCATGGAAAAAACAATTGTGCACGTAAGGCAGTTGCAGGAAACCATGAAGGCCATTAAGGAAAACAACATCCTTAAAATGTATGTGGATGAGAACGTGCTCAACTTTATGAATCATAAGGAGTTTGAAGGCACGCTAATGAAGAATGAACTGATTGACGCAACGGTAATGTTTATTGATGTTTGCGGCTTTACTGCAATTACCGAACAAGTGCCGGCCAATACTGTGGTTACCCTGCTCAACGGTTTGTTTGATACCATTGTTAAGGAGATTTTGGCGCAGGGTGGCCACGTTGACAAGTTTATGGGTGATGCCGTGATGGCGGTTTTTAGGGGAGAGTATCACCTGGATAAAGCGATTGATGTTGCCCTGGTGGTACGTGAGCATTTGAAGAATATGGCAGCAATTAACCTGGGTGATGTTTCCTATAACCCAGCGGTATCCATCGGAATTAACTCCGGCGAAATGGTGTCGGGCAATATCGGGTCTTCGTCGTTAAAGCGCCTTGATTATACGGTGATAGGGGATACGGTAAATTTATCTCAACGCTTGCAATCTGCCGCAAAGGCCGGGCAAATAATTATTACCGAAGAAGTTTACCACAAAGCTAAGGAATCATTTAAATGCGAAAAAATAGGCGAGGTAACTCTCAAAAATAAATCAAAACCTGTTACTATCTACCAGGTTTTGGAATAG
- the nudK gene encoding GDP-mannose pyrophosphatase NudK, producing the protein MSNVKILDTEILSDNWYILKKVTFEIEHKGITHKQNREAYDRGNGATILLYNKHAGNVVLTRQFRMPTYINGNTSGYLVEACAGLLDADNPEDCIRRETEEETGFKVTHIEKIFEAYMSPGSVTEILHFFVAEYNNEMKVTDGGGLIDEQENIEVLEIPFNSALAMIQTGEIKDAKTIMLLQYAALNNLMNL; encoded by the coding sequence ATGAGCAATGTGAAGATACTGGATACCGAAATTCTTTCAGACAATTGGTACATCCTTAAAAAAGTAACTTTTGAAATAGAACACAAGGGCATCACCCATAAACAAAACAGGGAGGCATACGACAGAGGAAACGGCGCCACTATTCTTTTATACAACAAGCACGCCGGCAATGTTGTGCTTACACGGCAATTCCGGATGCCTACCTACATCAACGGCAACACCAGTGGTTACCTGGTTGAAGCTTGTGCAGGCTTGCTTGACGCCGATAATCCGGAAGACTGCATCAGGCGGGAAACCGAAGAAGAAACAGGTTTTAAAGTAACGCACATTGAAAAGATCTTCGAAGCTTATATGTCGCCCGGCTCTGTAACCGAGATTCTGCATTTTTTTGTTGCTGAATACAATAACGAAATGAAGGTAACCGATGGCGGTGGACTGATTGACGAACAGGAAAATATTGAAGTGCTTGAAATACCTTTTAACAGCGCATTGGCAATGATACAAACCGGTGAAATTAAAGATGCTAAAACCATAATGCTACTGCAATATGCCGCGTTAAATAACTTAATGAATTTATAA
- a CDS encoding TlpA disulfide reductase family protein, whose translation MKITILLVITLFPFVALAQSPFTIKGVGPGLKDGDKIWLIYKIDSKTKGDSTIVRNHTFTFQGKINGREYGYVCRNDDPMTAAELHDVFNFYIEPGNILITSPDSLLNSSISGTPTNNDLTTLNKALNPLQSRFIKLNKDFEALTPAQQEDINTVATLRANFKTVFAEMEPVQFAFVKNHPDSYISLVTLDLMKKRNANLIPQIESAYKELTPVIRETPFGKALWLNIAASMKSDIGIMATDFTQPDINGRPVNLSDFRGKYVLIDFWASWCAPCRAENPFVLAAYNKYKDKGFTVLGVSWDDQSTRKAWLKAIKDDGLTWTQVSDLNGSKNAASKLYGITLIPSNILIDPSGKIVARNIKDKVLDSTLDGLLSSGSKR comes from the coding sequence ATGAAAATAACAATATTATTAGTCATAACATTATTCCCATTTGTCGCTTTGGCACAATCACCATTTACTATAAAAGGGGTGGGCCCGGGTCTTAAAGATGGTGATAAGATCTGGCTTATCTATAAAATTGACAGCAAAACAAAAGGTGATTCAACTATTGTCAGGAACCACACATTTACGTTTCAGGGAAAAATTAACGGCAGAGAGTATGGTTATGTTTGCCGTAATGATGACCCGATGACGGCAGCGGAGTTGCATGACGTTTTTAACTTTTATATAGAGCCCGGTAATATTTTGATTACTTCGCCCGATTCGCTTCTTAATTCCAGTATTTCAGGCACACCAACAAACAACGATCTTACAACGTTAAACAAGGCGCTAAACCCTTTACAAAGCAGGTTTATAAAACTCAATAAAGATTTTGAAGCTTTAACGCCGGCGCAGCAAGAGGATATTAATACGGTGGCCACGTTAAGGGCTAATTTTAAAACGGTATTTGCTGAAATGGAGCCTGTGCAGTTTGCATTTGTTAAAAATCACCCTGATTCATACATTAGCCTGGTAACGCTTGACCTGATGAAAAAACGCAATGCAAATCTTATTCCGCAAATTGAGAGCGCCTATAAAGAATTAACGCCAGTCATAAGAGAAACGCCGTTTGGTAAAGCCCTATGGCTTAATATAGCGGCCTCTATGAAATCAGACATTGGCATTATGGCAACAGATTTTACGCAGCCCGACATAAACGGCAGGCCGGTTAATCTTTCTGATTTCAGGGGTAAGTATGTATTGATAGATTTTTGGGCGTCATGGTGCGCACCCTGCCGGGCTGAAAATCCGTTTGTTTTAGCTGCTTATAACAAATATAAGGATAAGGGATTTACTGTATTAGGAGTTTCATGGGACGACCAGAGTACAAGAAAAGCCTGGCTTAAAGCAATAAAAGACGATGGCCTTACCTGGACCCAGGTATCAGATCTTAACGGCAGCAAAAATGCTGCGTCAAAGCTTTATGGCATAACCCTTATTCCTTCAAACATATTGATTGATCCATCGGGAAAAATTGTGGCGAGAAACATTAAAGACAAAGTTCTGGACAGTACATTAGATGGCTTGCTGAGTTCGGGATCTAAGCGGTAA